The nucleotide sequence AGCCCGCAAGTTTCCAATACACATATCCTTTTCCTTCCAAAAATACAGGTTGAGTTCGAACAGCATCACATCTCATGTTATCTGAATCTGTACTCATGAAGAGAAAAATGAATATGTTCACAGCAGCACAGAAAAAATAGTTCTAGTTAGAAATCTCTACCATAATGATGATTTCACATTGTGAAGATTAAAGTTATTTGATATACAGATATACAGATCTCATTGTGAAGATTAAagtaaaaagggagaaagaagcAGTACAGATAAacaacaaaaattatttgataaattagACCTTTGCCTCTAAATTGTCAGTCCCAGTCATCAAAGAACTTGATCAAATAAGAATAACAAAGTATACTGTACTGGCTCCAGACATCAACAAACAGTGCAATCATATGGTATACCATATAAAGCACATCATGATAACAGTACCTTAAGCTAGTGAATTTGCTGTGTTTTGCACTTTAAAGGTGAACCTGGACAGGCGCACACAGTAGACATCAAGTCTAATGTTCATTCACATCATCTATTGCAGGCAACTCAAATATGCTCTTGAAAATGTGAAAAACaagttatttcattttttttactaAAGCCACTATAAAATCACCTGAATTTAGTCAATTTGAGACAAATTATGGGTAACGGAGAAAAATCCTGGTTGATTTATAGAAATCTGAGTTTACAGATAATGGGTAACGGAGAAATTAGTGCTTCACTCACTCCAGTGAAGAGTGATAGATGATATATCAAGCATTATGAAAAGTGTTTGAGTGATGAGACTCTATTTAGAATTTTGTTATTCATATCAATGCTTCAAACATAAGTTCATTAATAACAATCATTGGTGTTGTCAAATATCCCAACAAGGTCAATATAGCTAAGGGTAAATGGAGGAAGAGAATGATTGATGCATCTCATGGCACATGTGGTAACAAAGAAACAAGGAAAAGTTGACCATGAACCTGTGTGGCCATAGTGAATGTACATTCAATGAGAATATCTAACTATTACAAACAATAATAACCAGAAACAAGAAATCATTCAAGGAAAGCCACACATGtgaaacatcattgttaagatacATCAAGCTCAAAGTCATCTAATCAGGGGCTTTGCTAAGATACAGTTTACTTCATTACAATGCAAATGCAAGCTGGGAAACAAGGTTCATCTCATACAGTATGGGTAAAACTAGTTAGGATGATTACTGAACAGATGTAGAGCACCAGTCATAATAACTGATGAAGAAACAACCCAATCTTAATTGTGAATCATACAATcaatatcaatatgccataaagCAAGACCAGAGAGACATTGCAGACTGAAAGGATCAGTAGCATCCAATCTAAAACTTACTCTTTGGCAATAGCTCCATTATCTCTAGCATCTCTGCATGAGCTTTCTCTGTTTCAGCACTTATTTGTGAGACAAGATTCTCATGTTCAGCAACAGAGAGAGGTGGTCCTTCTCTCAAAAAAAGCATAGCTTTTGCCACATCATCCTTAAGCTTTTTCTTTAGATCCTTTCCCTGCACAAAATCTATTAGTTCAAGAACTAGCACGACAAACCATCAACAAACTTTTGGGACTCCAAACCTTTCTTTTAGCAGCAATGATTGTTTCTTTCAACTCCTTGTTTCTTTCAATGtactttttattttcttcatcAATCCAGTTCCTCACTTCTCTGGAAAGGGGTAATCGGTGACAGTCTGAGTAAGTAATTAAATTGGAATATAATAACCAAAAAGATATCATGTCACTCACTCAGTTCCAAGAGTCCTATCACAAAGAAGATTCAGCAATCTGAGCTTCTCTGATAGATCCAAACTATTATGTGTCAGAGGACCTTTGTTCAAGCACTTTGAAGGAATCTCTAAGGCACAGTCAGATTCATTTAGGCAGTCAACAAGAGACTGCAACCATTTTTCTCCACTAGTTGAGTATGAGATAGACCTACCAGATCAAAATAATTAAACAGTTTACTGGGCTGAATACCAAATAAAAGTAAAAGCAAcacaaaatcttatgcataaaaggATGGTACCCGTCACCCAAGTCCTTTTGAATAAATGACAGTAATTTGATATGGAACTGAAGGATCGAAGAATACACTCCTCGACGACCAACACGCCCTCTTGCTAATTCTCTGAGAACACATTCGGGTTCTCCTTTCTTTATATCAAGGACCTAAAAAGAATGGCAAGCTCATTAAAAAAAGAATTCAGCAACCAAAATGGTCTTCAAGTGTCCTTAAGATGAGAATATATTTAATTTGAACCAAAAAtacatatataaattaaatacaAGGAAATCAATTTGGTATGATGAGTAGCAGAAGTATAAGATGCAAACTAACCAATTATAAGAGGACAGAGCACTTTAATTTGTTGCCAACATTGCAAGGAGAAACTTTGAAAGATCAAAATAAGATCCTCAGATATGGCAACTTGAACTTAGTTTCCCTTAATAATAGGTTGAGCTTTGATATCACAGTTAGGGTTACTCCTTTCTGATGAGGTTCTaccaatgttaaaaaaaaaatctacttaaAGGGTAAGACTACATATATTGACACACCTCAAACCTAATATTTCTAGGAGTCTCCTAAACTGAACCATCCCTAAAGTTTCTCCTAATAAATTTACATTGAACATGAAGAATAAGTGAATCTATGTTTCTTTAATGTTATTTACTTTCACTTCCAAACACATTGACTCCAATTTTGTGGTTTTCTTGGTTCTTTTAGTACTTGGATGTAATTTATCATTTTGCTTTTTCTTATAATGAAGTGATATGATAATGAGAACATTTCTTGTGGCATTTTGACATAACATGAATAAAACACAGCACAATTACCAACTTTTATGCTTGCAAGAAACAAAGATCTGAAGTTTGGGGTAATCAAATATGCATCCTGTTATCGAACTCAGTTTATATGCTTCTATCACACAAAGACCCAGCTTCCagacaaacaaaagaaaagaaaagggtaTGGTTAGACCATATGTGATTCAGCTTTGAGATCTTCTTGTTTTCTTTTAAATCATGGATTCATGATTATCTTACTGTGCACTTCACAAAACAACTTATAAAAGTTTAAAACACTTCTCAAAGatctaaaaaaattatagtttGGATCTATCAATTAATTCACAAGTTGATTTCAAACTCCTATATTGAACTAACAAAAGTATGCAAACTACATTTCATTGGCCTTCCATAAGATGACATACAAAGGCAAGGATTGAGATATGGCAGCAAAAAGGATAATATGAGATGACAAGCAAACAAAATTAAGGTAAAACTTCAAAATGAATCTTATTAAACCACCTAATCTGACAAACCAAAATTGACACTTGCATTTGCAATATGAACTGATATTATTATAAGGGACATGTCATATGGTGGCAACAGAGGATTTCACTAAATCATCTCTCTGCAATTAGTCAAATAATAAAATGCCCATCTAAtactttttttatatcaaatctgCCTTCTATGTCAATTAGTTTTTTTGTTACATAACTATTACACTTCTCATAATGAAGATTCTAGCTCTAGATAAAGCCCATGATTACCTGAAAGCTTATAATTTGCAATCATCTTGTCTTTATTTCATGCattttcattttcttcttttcaaaagttctcaagtttttcatataatgtGACTCATATCTGGAGCACTCTTAACCAGAATATCAGATAAGGGAACATTCAGTACCAACATCAAGACATGGCACCTAGTGACAATGAATATGGAAGCAAAACTAACAATTCTAGATTCCAAATTACTTTCTCAAGACACTTATCTCTGGACATAGATTTTTTCCTGCCACATCATGAACTTAGTTACAGATCGCACAAAGTAGAGTACATGATCACAAAGGATTTCAGCAGTAAGCCTTTTAGCATGTGCATCCCCTTGGAGAGAGTCTTCTAGCCACTTCTCCAAGGAAAAAGGAGAAACTGTCAAATGGAATGGGAAGAAAAACTCAAATTTAAAGTGTAGATTTCTGCCAGAATTCCTAACTAACAGAATGCTAAACTTCAGTTTATGTTCTAgaccatgctgaattttcctctgtaAGCAAAAATGATTCCCTTGCCAAATTAGCTCAGAAAGTGAAGCTTTGACATATAAATAgtacataattaaaaaaatgtCTTTTACCCTACACATATTATATCATATCTTATCTTTTCAAGATTTCACATATTACCATATTCATATTGTGTCATGTCCATGTTTCATACAAACAAATTGAAAGCATCCTTCATAAACATTATTTTCTTAACCACTAAATTACATGACATAATATGCAATCAACATACTATAATTACAATGATCAAGACTTCCAGAAAACCAGTATTTAAAAGCTTAAAAAGCAAGACTTGGTCCACTAACAAAAGGGCCTTTATCTTTGTTCTGCAAATGAGCAACTCCACTAGAATCACACTATATCCACTACAAAAAGACTCATAATCTGCAAATGAGCCATGTCAGCGCAAGGACACAATGAGCAACCGAAGGCACATAATGCAGACACTACAAACACTTGCATCCCTTCCTCATTCAACATAACAGTACATTGTAATAATATTGAGCTATCTGACATCATACCTCTGAAAATGCATTGCAAAATTCCAGAAACTGCAAAGCTGCTCCAACATCCTCAGCTGCCCAGTCATACCCTGAAACCTTTATTAATGGTAAGCCCTGAGGAACAACTATTGATATGTTATCATGTTCAAAGGGGACTTTGGCACCAGGTTTCCTGGACTTGTGCTTTTTTGGTGGCAGTTTGGCTTTGACATTCTTGTTTGGCATGTCAACTAAGACTTCTGCTTCATCACTATTTGAGTTTTTAATACCATGTTTCTGGAACCTTTGTCCTTTGCACAGTGTTTTATTGTGGACattgttcttttttcctttgtcaGATACTTTGATCTCATCTTTGTTAATACAATTATTCATGTCATCATGTAATTGCTTAAAAAGCATTACCACATGTTGCAAATCCTCATGTTCATTATCACCACAATTATTAGGGACATGCTCATCATTGTTTAGCTGCATCCCTATTTTGCTGGATATTGCAGATACTTTCTTTGCACCCTTTGTTCGTGCTTTTGCATTCTTCAGTCTTGCATTTCCATTGCAGAGCTCAATAACATTCCCACCATCACTCTCATTCAAACTTCTCAGCTTCTTCagtcttcttttcttttgcttttgtgCAGGTACTTCATCTTTCTCGTCATCAATGCTAGAACACCGTACATCCTTCTGCTCATCATGGTCTTTTTCCTTATCTCGACTTCTTTTGGGAGTCACCTGAGAAGAAATGACTAGCTGAATTTTTATTGATAGTGAATATGAATTTATATACAATAAGAGATAttacaaaatatgataattacataattttcatgatcaataataaatataaaatattcactAAATCATTTCATAATGTGGGAGATCATGTTGAGATCATGATTttcattattgatagaatcatgataatatactaTCATAATTtctatgatttagaatcatggtaacatagtatcaaaatattgtgaagatcatgataatcttatcataatttatttttcttaataatgtCTTTCCTAATATGCCCCTGTAAGATGGCGCTCCCATCGGAGACatcgatcttggatcgatgtagAAGGAATTGCTAACGAAACAAGGACTTGGTAAGAACATTTGTAAGTTGATCAAAAGATGAGGCATGAGAGATACATAGCTCACCATTTTGAATTTTGTCACAAACAAAGTAAAAGCTAATAGTCATGTGCTTATTCGAGAGTGAAATACAAGATTAATACATAAATATGTAACAccaatattatcaaaatatatagATCGAGGATcaaaaattatgataaataattCATATGGCAATGATTAAATCCAACAAAGTTCAACAATTATATAAACAACTACTCGATATTCAGCCTCCGTAGAAGATCTTACAATAGAATGTTGTTTCTTGGAATTCCAAGAGATTAGATTATGACCAAGAAATACGATATAAGCATTGGTAAAAGTCCTGTCATCTTTATTACCTACTCAATTGATATCCGAAAATACATAAAACAATAAAGGAGAGTCCTTTTGGAAAAATAAGTCATAATCAATAATGCCTTTTTAAGTATCAAAGAAGACATTTAATAGCTATCCAATGATTAGAAGTAGGCCTATATataaattgagataatttattcacTGCATATACAATATCCAAATGAGTAAATGCCAAATACTATAGACTACCAACAATTTATCGATACTCAGTGGTGTCATTGAGATTAGCACTATCAGATAGGGTAAGAGAAATATTTATAGAGATTTGTGTAGCAATAGTATTGGCTTCAATCATTTTGGTGTGATCAAGAAAATCATGAATACACTTTTGTTAGCACTATCAGATAGAGTAAGAGAAATATTTATAGAGAGTTGTGTAGCAATAGTATTGGCTTCAATCATTTTGGTGTGATCAAGAAAATCATGAATAcacttttgttaaaaaaaaatagatcatTTGCTATGTGGATTACTTAAACACCAAGAAAATAGCTAAAGGACCCAAGATCTTCAGTAGAAAACTTATTTCCAAACTACTAAATAAACTAATTAATTAGTATTGgtttattatcaataataattaaGTCATTCACATAAATTAGTAAAAACATGATTATACCTTCAGGAGAATAAATGAATAACAAATTATCACATTGAAATTTATAAAATCTAACTAAGAGTAGATATATTCAAAGTTCATGATACGAAGCACGAGAGGCTTATTTAAGACCATAAAGAAACTTGCATAACTTACAGACATGTTGAGGaagattatgataaataaagCTTGGAGATTGTCTCATAAATACATCCTTGAAAATATGACCATGAAGAAATGTATTATTCACGTTCAACTATTGAAGTCTCCAATTGTTAAACAAAGAAAGATATAAAATAATACGAATTATTGTTGGCTTCACAACTGGAGTAAATGCATCGGGGTACTCAAGGCCTGGACATTGATAAAATCTCTTTGCAACAAATCTCTTTATACTTATTGATGAACCCATCGGGATTTCATTTGATATGAAAAATCTATTTGCACCCTACAAGATTTTGATTTGGATGAGATAGGACTAAGTCTCATATATCATTTCATAATAAAGCATTATATTCTTTAGACATTGCTACTCGCCATTCGAGAATTTTAAGGCTTGGTTAACAATAAAAAGCTCAGAAATAAATTTTGggattattttatgaaaataaaaaaatatttatttaatttaaagaTATGATTTTTGGATCTAGTAACCATCGAATGAATTGGTATAAGGTCAATGACATCTCTAGGACATATTGAACGAGAAAAATTTAAAGTAAGGAT is from Musa acuminata AAA Group cultivar baxijiao chromosome BXJ3-8, Cavendish_Baxijiao_AAA, whole genome shotgun sequence and encodes:
- the LOC135645415 gene encoding uncharacterized protein LOC135645415 isoform X2, which translates into the protein MAVPRNAAAADRRAAEESKTTAEASSSSATSPRKRTKSPGVRVIGGRIYDSENGKTCHQCRQKTMDFAASCKQLRGDKPCPIKFCHKCLLNRYGENAEEAAVLENWSCPKCRGVCNCSFCMKKKGQQPTGILIHAAKATGFSSVHELLDNKGSDVLSAANGLRSLSACVPPTCTKVTPKRSRDKEKDHDEQKDVRCSSIDDEKDEVPAQKQKKRRLKKLRSLNESDGGNVIELCNGNARLKNAKARTKGAKKVSAISSKIGMQLNNDEHVPNNCGDNEHEDLQHVVMLFKQLHDDMNNCINKDEIKVSDKGKKNNVHNKTLCKGQRFQKHGIKNSNSDEAEVLVDMPNKNVKAKLPPKKHKSRKPGAKVPFEHDNISIVVPQGLPLIKVSGYDWAAEDVGAALQFLEFCNAFSEVLDIKKGEPECVLRELARGRVGRRGVYSSILQFHIKLLSFIQKDLGDGSISYSTSGEKWLQSLVDCLNESDCALEIPSKCLNKGPLTHNSLDLSEKLRLLNLLCDRTLGTEEVRNWIDEENKKYIERNKELKETIIAAKRKGKDLKKKLKDDVAKAMLFLREGPPLSVAEHENLVSQISAETEKAHAEMLEIMELLPKNNMRCDAVRTQPVFLEGKGYVYWKLAGCCNNPKIILQDIGSWDSVILEDKWFAYDEKEEKAVDRHISSVRNLSRRIHGRFVKQESHFGHGVGCDSGEELTSSNCSA
- the LOC135645415 gene encoding uncharacterized protein LOC135645415 isoform X1, with amino-acid sequence MAVPRNAAAADRRAAEESKTTAEASSSSATSPRKRTKSPGVRVIGGRIYDSENGKTCHQCRQKTMDFAASCKQLRGDKPCPIKFCHKCLLNRYGENAEEAAVLENWSCPKCRGVCNCSFCMKKKGQQPTGILIHAAKATGFSSVHELLDNKGSDVLSAANGLRSLSACVPPTCTKVTPKRSRDKEKDHDEQKDVRCSSIDDEKDEVPAQKQKKRRLKKLRSLNESDGGNVIELCNGNARLKNAKARTKGAKKVSAISSKIGMQLNNDEHVPNNCGDNEHEDLQHVVMLFKQLHDDMNNCINKDEIKVSDKGKKNNVHNKTLCKGQRFQKHGIKNSNSDEAEVLVDMPNKNVKAKLPPKKHKSRKPGAKVPFEHDNISIVVPQGLPLIKVSGYDWAAEDVGAALQFLEFCNAFSEVLDIKKGEPECVLRELARGRVGRRGVYSSILQFHIKLLSFIQKDLGDGSISYSTSGEKWLQSLVDCLNESDCALEIPSKCLNKGPLTHNSLDLSEKLRLLNLLCDRTLGTEEVRNWIDEENKKYIERNKELKETIIAAKRKGKDLKKKLKDDVAKAMLFLREGPPLSVAEHENLVSQISAETEKAHAEMLEIMELLPKNSDNMRCDAVRTQPVFLEGKGYVYWKLAGCCNNPKIILQDIGSWDSVILEDKWFAYDEKEEKAVDRHISSVRNLSRRIHGRFVKQESHFGHGVGCDSGEELTSSNCSA
- the LOC135645415 gene encoding uncharacterized protein LOC135645415 isoform X3 encodes the protein MAVPRNAAAADRRAAEESKTTAEASSSSATSPRKRTKSPGVRVIGGRIYDSENGKTCHQCRQKTMDFAASCKQLRGDKPCPIKFCHKCLLNRYGENAEEAAVLENWSCPKCRGVCNCSFCMKKKGQQPTGILIHAAKATGFSSVHELLDNKGSDVLSAANGLRSLSACVPPTCTKVTPKRSRDKEKDHDEQKDVRCSSIDDEKDEVPAQKQKKRRLKKLRSLNESDGGNVIELCNGNARLKNAKARTKGAKKVSAISSKIGMQLNNDEHVPNNCGDNEHEDLQHVVMLFKQLHDDMNNCINKDEIKVSDKGKKNNVHNKTLCKGQRFQKHGIKNSNSDEAEVLVDMPNKNVKAKLPPKKHKSRKPGAKVPFEHDNISIVVPQGLPLIKVSGYDWAAEDVGAALQFLEFCNAFSEVLDIKKGEPECVLRELARGRVGRRGVYSSILQFHIKLLSFIQKDLGDGSISYSTSGEKWLQSLVDCLNESDCALEIPSKCLNKGPLTHNSLDLSEKLRLLNLLCDRTLGTEEVRNWIDEENKKYIERNKELKETIIAAKRKGKDLKKKLKDDVAKAMLFLREGPPLSVAEHENLVSQISAETEKAHAEMLEIMELLPKNSDNMRCDAVRTQPVFLEGKGYVYWKLAGCCNNPKIILQDIGSWDSVILEDKWFAYDEKEEKAVDRHISSVRKEGSEGDIRYVGFTIRRMPVE